A section of the Akkermansia muciniphila genome encodes:
- a CDS encoding HU family DNA-binding protein, translating into MKLIHSYHSALHMAKTLTKRDLVNKISAETNFTQIEVFDIVQRAVDIISSTLAEGDRVVIRNFGTFQVKEVKPKVGRNPKNPDQDVPIPARSVVKFKVGKELKDQVAKLTASK; encoded by the coding sequence ATAAAACTCATACATTCATATCATTCTGCACTCCATATGGCTAAAACATTAACAAAACGAGACCTCGTTAACAAGATCAGCGCCGAAACCAACTTCACCCAGATTGAAGTGTTCGACATCGTACAACGTGCCGTGGACATTATCTCCAGCACACTTGCGGAAGGTGACCGTGTGGTGATTCGCAACTTCGGAACCTTCCAGGTAAAGGAAGTGAAGCCCAAAGTAGGCCGCAATCCCAAGAATCCTGACCAGGACGTGCCGATTCCCGCCCGTTCCGTCGTCAAGTTCAAGGTAGGCAAGGAACTGAAGGACCAGGTCGCCAAGCTGACCGCTTCCAAGTAA
- the rnhC gene encoding ribonuclease HIII yields the protein MLTDAQAGRLESILEGKGFEKREVPYARFSFAGPSLLVTVYEKKNKLLLQGKGTDEFIEFTLEPQVTGILSLPAEVEEEGGKTEAHFGIDESGKGDYFGPLVVAGVYVDGRISAALRKLGVCDSKLVGSSARIRSLAEGIRKVPGIRFHLVSIGPERYNQLYPEFKNLNRFLAWGHATVIEGLAAKVPDCPMALSDQFANPFVLKRALAAKKLSIRLEQRVRAESDVAVAAASILARERFVNWMDAAGEAAGMKLPLGASGQVVKAARQLVAVHGEEMLPKVAKMHFKTTQNVLK from the coding sequence ATGCTGACTGACGCTCAGGCCGGAAGGCTTGAGTCCATTCTGGAGGGAAAGGGGTTTGAAAAAAGGGAGGTGCCTTACGCGCGCTTTTCCTTTGCGGGACCCTCCCTGCTGGTGACGGTTTATGAGAAGAAGAACAAGCTTCTTCTTCAGGGGAAGGGAACGGACGAGTTTATAGAGTTTACCCTGGAGCCGCAGGTGACGGGCATCCTGTCCCTCCCTGCGGAAGTGGAAGAGGAGGGAGGAAAAACAGAAGCCCATTTCGGCATTGATGAAAGCGGCAAGGGGGATTACTTCGGCCCGCTGGTGGTAGCCGGGGTTTATGTGGACGGCCGCATCAGCGCCGCCCTGCGCAAGCTGGGCGTCTGCGACAGCAAGCTGGTGGGTTCCTCCGCCAGAATCCGTTCCCTGGCGGAAGGGATACGCAAGGTTCCGGGCATCCGGTTTCATCTGGTAAGCATAGGCCCGGAACGGTACAACCAGCTTTATCCGGAGTTTAAGAATTTGAACCGTTTTCTGGCCTGGGGCCATGCCACGGTGATTGAAGGCCTGGCGGCCAAAGTGCCGGATTGCCCCATGGCGCTGAGTGACCAGTTTGCCAATCCGTTTGTCCTGAAAAGGGCGCTGGCCGCCAAAAAACTGTCCATCCGGCTGGAACAGCGCGTCCGGGCGGAGAGTGACGTGGCGGTGGCTGCTGCATCCATTCTGGCGCGTGAACGTTTTGTGAACTGGATGGATGCGGCGGGAGAGGCCGCAGGCATGAAGCTGCCGCTGGGCGCCTCCGGCCAGGTGGTGAAGGCCGCCCGGCAGCTGGTGGCCGTACACGGGGAGGAGATGCTGCCGAAGGTAGCCAAGATGCATTTCAAGACCACGCAGAACGTGCTGAAGTGA